In Candidatus Eisenbacteria bacterium, the genomic stretch GTTCCTTGGAGACCTTGAAGACTGGCACCCGGCGCGGCGGAACGGGAACCGACTCGCCGGTGCGCGGATTTCGAGCCAAGCGAGACTTCCGGTCCTTTACCTTGAAGGTCCCAAAGCCGCGGATTTCGATATGCTTGCCCGACGCGAGGGCCCTGGAAACCGCGTCGAGGAATTGATCGACGGTGTCCGCGA encodes the following:
- a CDS encoding integration host factor subunit beta translates to MTKADIVDEIAERTGLTKKDVADTVDQFLDAVSRALASGKHIEIRGFGTFKVKDRKSRLARNPRTGESVPVPPRRVPVFKVSKELKDIVAQI